Part of the Lycium ferocissimum isolate CSIRO_LF1 chromosome 6, AGI_CSIRO_Lferr_CH_V1, whole genome shotgun sequence genome, GCTATGTAAATTAGAAAGGTAAAATGCACTCGAAAAGAAGTAAAAGTTACCTTACCTTGCTTTTATATTAGCACTCTCTTTATATTATAAGATCTTGTCAATTATTTAATACTTGCTATCTTACtcttattttataacacgttatacataatataaacaATCTACgctattttaaaatcaattagttATAgtagattattattttatttccaaAGTTATCATAGAAAACTAATACGAAGAGTTAATTAGCTATTGTAACAATGCAACAAAATCTAATTATGAGAACTATTTTAAACTGTAGGTTTGAATAATTAATTTATGCCGAAGACAGAAGTTTGTCCACTGAAACAactcttatttatatattattttcgtTTGATCCAATGACTCAACAATCATATGATACAGTATCATGTACAGTAAAAAGGATTCCGAGTGAAAAAGGTTGTTTTTATCCTATTGATTATTACTTAATTGTCATAATCGAAGTGATGGAAAAAGTCTGAAAAACAATGTATAAGTTGATTCCATTTAGTAAATCCCATATTCCCAATTatggcactaacatattatttGTCCACAggtgaaaataaattataactGAGTTCAAGTTTTTTAGACGGATAAAGTaaaattacatatacaattaaatcacttaCTAATTACGCATAAATATTTATGATGAACAGTAATTAATACtttttgtgttttattttatgtcactgtccttttaattttaaaaaaaaaatcacattttttgtatttaGAAAAGCTTTTTATTTTGCACTTAATGAGATTATTGTAGCCCCAAATGTTCGATTTGTTTTCGACCATTATTCTCACATGTATTAAtatctttcttaaacttcgtccTGATTAAACACTATCACATAAAACGAGATGGAGCGAGCAGTAATAGAGCCAGATCTTTTACTCATGGGagttaaaatataaagaagtaagcACACAAGAATATCAAATAGttcaacatatataaaaaagaacAACCTGGTGCACATAGCATCCCACGTGCCTATCtaaacagtgtaattttccaACGAATGTGTATCAACGGCAAAGATGGTTTAACCACTGGGAGCGAGTAGCctgataaaaatgataaataggAGTAATATATCATAACCTGTTAAACTACGcaaatcaagtaaaaaaaaaaatatagtgttAACTTAAATCCattttaaaatgatataataATTTATAGGATTTGTCATGTGGAGAGTAGAGACAATATCTCATGGGGAATTGTTATttgctatttttatttaagGAAGCTGATCTTCCTTGTTGCTAACTATAAATTCTGTCTCTCCCTCACTCCTCTCGTGTCCAATAATTCAAtcaccttcatttttcagactTGTTCATTTTCTCTCTAAGTAAAACTTAATTTCATCATCATACAATTATGGCAGTTTCTTCAGGTCCTGTATTCAGAATTAACCAGCCTACTTTACCATATTTAACAACTCCAAGATTTCACTTCACTAAGAAAAAGGTGAGTAAATAAGATACCCCTTtaaattttcttggaaaattttgtgttttttcATGTAAAGTGTAATGATCTTTTGTAGCTTTTTCTGGTATAATTTTGctgttctctttttatttttaaattatctgTTATTTGGAAGGCACTGCCCGACTAATCTTAAAATGTCCTAGttttagtttcttttaaatatttctgTAAAGTTATGATCTTCTATAGATTTTATATAATGTtgtccccttcttttttttttttttacacgtgTAGTATTTGGAGCTCACTGGCCTTGACTAATATTGTAATGTCCTTGTTTCAGTTTCTTGTAAAACCTTAGAAAGTTACGATCTTTTGTAGCTTCTCTGGTATAATTTTGTTCGTTTTCTGCTTCGTTTTTGAACCATCTGGTATCTGAAACACATTGACTCGACTAATCGTGAAATGTCCTTGTTTTAGTCTCTTGTAAAAGCTTCAGTAAACTTGTGGCATAATTTTGTCCGCTTTGTTTTTTAACCATGTGATATTTGAAACATATTGGCCCGACTTATTTTGAAATGATcttgtttcattttctcttAAAAGCTTCTGTAAAGTTATGATCTTTTTGTAGCTTTTCTGGTATGATTTTgtctgtcctttttttttttttaatttttttttccccatctGGTATCTGAAATACACTGGCGCGACTAATCTTGAAACGTTCTTGTTTCAGTTTCCTGTAAAAGCTTCTGTGAATGGTTCAGATGAAATCAATGGGAAGATAGTaggaaacaaagaaaaagatagTTGGCAGATTGACTTTTCTGGAGATAAGCCACCTACTCCATTTTTGGATACAATCAATTATCCAATGCATATGAAGAATCTATCCAAACTGGTAAATTCATAATCAAACCTTAAACATTAGGTTTGTAATTCTGTTTTGGGGATTGTTTCATCACTTTTTAATatgcaattttattttaaaaaacaggATCTTGAACATTTAGCTGCAGAATTAAGAGCAGAGATTGTTTATTCAGTGGCAAAAACAGGAGGCCATTTGAGTTCAAGTTTAGGTGTTGTGGATTTAACTGTGGCTTTGCACCATGTTTTTGATACTCCTGAGGATAAAATTATATGGGATGTTGGTCATCAGGTGAATAAATCTTTCTTGAAGAATAGATTATTCTATAATTTTTTGTATAGTGGAAACTAAAGCGGACCAAAAATTTGCAGGCATATGCACACAAAATCTTGACAGGAAGGAGGTCCAAAATGCATACAATTAGAAAGACTTCAGGGCTAGCACCATTTCCAAAAAGAGATGAAAGTGTATATGATGCTTTTGGTGCAGGGCATAGTTCAACAAGCATCTCTGCTGGTCTTGGTAATATTTTCAGTCCCATTAAGTAACTTTATAATGGTTCTAGTCCAACTGTTTAAGTATTGTCCGCTCTGACCCAACTTTTGGGGCCTTACGGTTTTATCGCCGTTGGACAGTTGAATTCTTGATCCCGCCTTATATGGCCCCTTAACTTTCCCCTCCCATCCCGATGTAGGATTTGTTTAAGGCAAGCTTTAAATCCTCTTTTGAGTTCAACTGCAGCTTTATCTCGATTGTTACAAACATTTACCAGGAAAAAGAGTTTTTTAGTTCCAATATATAACTTTGTAATAGTTCAGGTTCAACTGTCAAAGTATTAACCGCTCTAAACCAACTTTTGGGACCTCGCGGTTTTGGctcttttctccatttttttttcttttaggcTAAAAGGGGCATTAACCTTTGATTTCTTAATCGCCTTATATGGTCCCTAAATCTaaccaccacccccccccccccccaaaaaaaccccaaaCCCCCACCAAAAATATGTAACCTTTTTTTTGCCTCACAACGAACCCCTTTTTGAGTTCAAAACTGACAGCGGTCCGTTGGTTGTTACAAACTTTCActaggttttttttaaaaaaaattattttataaatcctAAGTAAATTTGGAGTTTATTTGGTTCGATGATGTATTGCAGGCATGGCGGTTGCTCGAGATCTTTTAGGGAAAAACAACCATGTCATTTCTATAATCGGAGATGGATCCATGACAGCAGGACAAGCATATGAGGCCCTGAATAATGCAGGGTTCCTCGATTCGAATCTAATCGTCATCCTGAATGATAATGAACAAGTTTCTCTACCAACTGCAACTTTAGATGGCCCTGCAACTCCAGTAGGAGCCCTCAGCAGTGCCTTAAGCAAACTCCAAGCTAGTCGTAAGTTTAGACAACTTCGCGAAGCTGCAAAGGTATATATGATTCATTTTTTCGCTTACTTTTAGTCGTATTCAAGGATTGAAATTAGGCAAAGGTGTTaaagtactctttttttttttatgtttttatgtagAGTGTAACAAAGCAAATTGGTCCTCAAGCACATGAAGTTGCAGCTAAAGTAGATGAATATGCAAGGGGAATGATTAGTGCTTCTGGTTCCACTCTTTTTGAGGAACTCGGATTGTATTATATCGGTCCAGTAGACGGACACAATATCGAAgacttgatcaatattttacaGAAGGTGAAATCAATGCCAGCACCAGGACCAGTCCTAATTCACATTGTAAcagagaaaggaaaaggatatcCACCAGCAGAAGCAGCAGCCGATAAAATGCACGGTATaggcaataaaataaaaagatttaaaTGTAGTAAAAATTTAGAATAACTGAGATACTTTCGTTCGTTATTTTCAGGGGTGGCACAGTTTGATCCGAAAACAGGAAAGCAATTTAAGGCCAAATCGCCTACTCTTTCATATACTCAATACTTTGCTGAATCACTGATTAAAGAAGCCGAAAATGATGACAAGATTGTAGCTATCCATGCTGCAATGGGTGGTGGAACTGGCCTTAATTATTTCCAAAAACGATTCCCGGAGCGttgttttgatgttggcattgcTGAGCAACATGCAGTTACCTTCGCAGCCGGTTTAGCTACAGAAGGACTAAAACCATTCTGTGCTATCTACTCCTCGTTCTTACAACGAGGCTATGATCAGGTAACAACACGATACAGTACAATATAATACAAAATAAAACTATAGGAAACAACAATTCCAAACGGACGGTAAAAAAATGGTAACATTTGAAACACTCTCACTACTAAAAAGAAACGCGAATTAGCAACAGACAAATTATGTAGCAAAAAAGGCAAAATCTGTGCTTAATCCTGTTTATCGATGAATTAGCGAcatattatcaaaaaaaaattgttagcgATAGATTTTGCTTGTACAATATAAGTTTTGCATTTTCGGATTGTTGTACTAACATTGCACAATTGTAAAAAGGTGGTGCACGACGTGGATCTTCAGAAATTACCTGTCCGGTTTGCAATGGACCGAGCCGGTTTGGTTGGTGCGGACGGTCCAACACATTGTGGAGCGTTCGATGTAGCGTACATGGCTTGTTTGCCTAATATGGTAGTAATGGCTCCATCAGATGAAGCAGAGCTAATGCATATGGTTGCAACAGCAGCTGCTATTGATGATAGGCCTAGTTGCTTCAGATTTCCTAGAGGAAATGGAATTGGTGCAGTTCTTGCTCAAAACAATAAAGGAATACCAATTGAGGTACAAATTCATTGCCAATTCACCTCTAGTAACATCTCAATGAAAACTGCCTTGTGGAAGCTCATAAGCTAATCAAGTCAGCGTATCAACAGTTTTAAATTATCTACGCATTTATAAACACAAAAAGTGTTTATAAGTCAAAATCAGCCAAACGCTATAAGCTGGTCACACTCAACTTAAGGCTTTTCAGCTTATACGCAGATTTGATTTGACCAAGATTTTTAtactattttatccttaatatctttTGTAATTCCTGAAATACCCTTCCCAAAACAGAACCCCTAATCCCCTCTCTATTTCATTTCCGCCCTTCGTCCTTCTCCTTGATATGTTTAAAATGTATACTTTTGAAGGAAATTAAGGACAGTATAGTCATTTTGATAGAAAAAGTATTCATGagcattttttttgtcaaaaccTCAACTTCTGCACTTAAATGcttatttatatcatcaacttCAGCacttaaaaaatgttttttcaacatttcatgCATATCAGCTACTTTCGATTAGCTAaaccaaacaggctctaaatgaCGTTGGCGTTTATGTTTGTACTGTAATATCAACAGGTTGGTAAGGGAAGAATACTCAGAGAAGGTGAAAGGGTTGCCATTTTAGGATATGGTTCCATAGTACAACAATGTTTGGGTGCTGCAGACATCTTGCAATCCCATAATGTAAGAATAACAGTAGCTGATGCTAGGTTCTGCAAGCCATTGGATGCTGATCTTATTAGGAGATTAGCCAGAGAACATGAAATCTTGATCACTGTTGAAGAAGGATCAATTGGAGGATTTGGCTCACATGTGGCTCATTTCTTAAGCCTAAACAGCATTTTGGATGGACCTCTTAAGGTAAAAATTACTATGAAACTGTGTTTGGTACTACGGaagttttttttcaagaaaatatttccAAATATGTTGCTGCAcctgtgtcggatcctccaaaatgcactacttttgcaAGATCCGACATGCATCCGACAATATTTTTGAATAGTCCAAGTAACACGGTTTaatttctagtgtttggttatcAGAAGATATCATGTTAGaaggaaaatgacttctctCGATTATGGGCAGAAGTCATTTTCCTTACAACAATCTTAACGTTTTAACTTCGTACTGCTTTCTTCAACTAACACATACATTATCAATCTTTAGAACTCAGAACTTTCATCAACCTACTCCCTGATTTGctaatattactccctccgtttcatttgatgtgtcttagtttgatcgggcacaaagtttaagaaagtaaaaaagacttttaaaccttgtgatcttaaactaaagatgtgtTTTAAAGTACCAaatgtggtcttaaacatgccacATGGGATGTTTGAGTTAAAGAGTAATtaagtataaaaaataaaattcttttttttagaTAGACTAAAAACGAAGGTACGAAACATAAAATGAAACACGGAGTATATCTTTTATCTTATATAGTATATTCTTtcgtaattttttttcattcaccGACTGTAACCGGAAAACATATTTTAGGTTTATGGAAAATGACTTTTATCGTACCAAATGCATTCAAAATTGTAAAGTTCAcgaatattttcttcaagtggaTCTGTCAATTTTCTTGttccactttttatttttaattttaaatgttGAATTTTGCAGTTGAGGTCAATGGTACTTCCAGATAGATACATTGATCATGGTTCACCACTTGATCAAATTGAAGCAGCTGGTTTATCATCTAGGCATATATCTGCTACAATTCTAACATTATTGGGAAGGCCAAAGGAAGCTATGGTAGTAAATTAAATCTCCAAAAGTGAGATTCTGTAGAGTTTAAGAGACGGATTAGAATTCTAATCATTAGATTGTAGTTCCAGGACATGCGCCATCGTTTTTGCACTGAATTAATCAAAGATTCAGATGTATCACATGTGCTAGTAGTGTATATTATTGTCATTTCATGTTGTGGTGTAGAAAGTGTtgtaaaaataagaatttactaaaagtcctatacaCTGGTTTAATTTCAAGATATACAATGGGTGTTGACAGAGTaatctgatttttttaaatgtattttgcttttcaaaaaaggaaatatattGCCTTTGTAGACAACCATTGCAGAACAAACCATCAAGTTAAAAATCTAGCGTGCATGAAAAAACCATCAAGAATCAATTTGCACCTGATCCGAAGATTATATTACGAACAAGGTTATCGAAGACATATGTAAAGGATCAGAGGCAAATGGAGTATGGGTTGAGTGGTTCAACTGAACCCAACAGTCTCGACACAGAGCGTAGATAAATACGTCAAAAAGATGGTAACTTCTGAacccataatttcataaatgCAATGGGTTCAATGCTAACAATTTTAAATGTTGAAACTCATCCAATTTAAGTTCTCGATCAGCTTCTTCAAAAGATGGTAAACCACGCCTAGTACCACATTAGCTCATAGAGTTTGGTGTATTTTCCCAAGGTTTAGCGTCTAAATTTCAAAGAAAGCAACTAGACAACATAGATATGGTCATATGGAGCATGCATACTTACAGGTTGCCAAATGCACCATAACAGTTTCCTAGTGACGAAGaaatattttcatcaatatatgGGGTAGCATCTATATTCTAGTTAGTTTATGTCCCGAGGCGCTGGTGATTTTGATTACACGAGGATGAAGGCATGAAGAAGACTCTGTGCCATTTGGATCTGTTCAGGTGAACCGGATATGATCACCTTTCCATCACATTCGCCAGGACCAAGAACTTCTAGAACGACTGCAGCTCCAGAGATCTGATCCATAACATAGAAAAAAGATGCAATCAACATAAACTTAATTtgttgataataataataatgcaaGTTTTATGACATGATGTTGACTTGATTATGACCCTAAAAAGGAAACCTTGGGCTTGGAATCACATCGACTCATCCTAGTTCTTTTTCCTATCTATCCTCACCCTACCCTTTTTGCATTCTATTGCTTGttttattccttttctttttgggagGGTGTTGAGTTTACCTCTTTCAACCGAGCCAAATTGGAACCATTCTCGCCATAAACAGAACTGATTTTTTGTCCTGAAACAGTGATCATGACGGTTTTTTTTGCTGCCCCGTTCTCATCCATCCTGCTCAGCCAGTGAAAGAGCAAGAAACATGACTAAGCAAGTATATATAGATTCCAAGGAATATAAACATAGAACTTGACTCATCTCGAAGGTCAGTTGCCTAAAAGATTTTCCATGTTTACTTCATGGATAACTTACAAAAACAACCACATCAAGGAGAAATAAGAAACAATGCATGTTTTTACTTTAGTTTTTGCTTGCGGAAAACTAAGTTGTCAGTTTTCAAGTTTCTGTTATAAGActataaaaaaagaattaattgtGTATGCCAGTCACAACTCAGACCTTCCAAGCTGAGGTCCACCATGAGAACTCTTCCAgccaccctttctttctttgattgGCTTGCCCGCTTTACTATTCAATCTGTCCTTGGACTGCacaataaataattttcaaaaaataggtCTCCATAGAGGCATACGAGACAAAGATGAAAAGGAGGAGTGAGCCCAGTAAGCAAATAGGACACAGCTTTCAAACCTGATTGCCTTGTAATAATATATGAGGACCACGAAGATTTGGCACAAAACCAAGGTGATCCATTTGGTTGAGAGAAGAAAAGCTGGACAAGTGATCCGACTGACAAGGCATACTAGTTCCAATTTCGTGTTGACTGCTATGGGAGGGCGTAGAGTAAGACTTATTTTTAGGTACTGCTCCTTCAGAAACCATACCGGAAAAGAAGATTTCCCTTAGCCTACCAGTAAGTTGAAAAAGGGCACTCTTCACGTTATCAAGTTCGCCAATAATCTGTAGAATAATGCTTTTATCTTCCAGTTGCAAATAAACCAGACatgaatataaaaatatttcacACTCAAATATACATACACGCACAGCCCACACACCATTAGTTCATTTTTCAagctttacatttataaaaggACTTCagcttaatttccttgattaaTGTAGTTACTAATTACTGATAATGAATGCATCACCAgcaaaggatgtggtgcagcgGATGGGGCTGCTCCACCCTTAACAagaggtctcgggttcgagTACGTATATAGTCGGGCTCCAATACTACCGGGCATTGGGTGggaaacaccaaaaaaaaaaaaaaaaaatggtcacATTACTGCAGATTGATTTTGGTTACAGAAATTGTTTCCAAGGGAATTATTAGTTTAAGTTTGACAAAAGAACCAAGATAAAAAAGAATTGATGGGTATTTGTAGACCAGACTGAACTGGCCAGTTCAACTGGTTAAACTGGAAATGGGGCGGCAAGGCAgtctagtactccagttagaTCCGAAAACTACTAAATAGACCAGAAGAGTACTAGTTATAAATTGATCCCTGCAA contains:
- the LOC132058966 gene encoding probable 1-deoxy-D-xylulose-5-phosphate synthase 2, chloroplastic; its protein translation is MAVSSGPVFRINQPTLPYLTTPRFHFTKKKFPVKASVNGSDEINGKIVGNKEKDSWQIDFSGDKPPTPFLDTINYPMHMKNLSKLDLEHLAAELRAEIVYSVAKTGGHLSSSLGVVDLTVALHHVFDTPEDKIIWDVGHQAYAHKILTGRRSKMHTIRKTSGLAPFPKRDESVYDAFGAGHSSTSISAGLGMAVARDLLGKNNHVISIIGDGSMTAGQAYEALNNAGFLDSNLIVILNDNEQVSLPTATLDGPATPVGALSSALSKLQASRKFRQLREAAKSVTKQIGPQAHEVAAKVDEYARGMISASGSTLFEELGLYYIGPVDGHNIEDLINILQKVKSMPAPGPVLIHIVTEKGKGYPPAEAAADKMHGVAQFDPKTGKQFKAKSPTLSYTQYFAESLIKEAENDDKIVAIHAAMGGGTGLNYFQKRFPERCFDVGIAEQHAVTFAAGLATEGLKPFCAIYSSFLQRGYDQVVHDVDLQKLPVRFAMDRAGLVGADGPTHCGAFDVAYMACLPNMVVMAPSDEAELMHMVATAAAIDDRPSCFRFPRGNGIGAVLAQNNKGIPIEVGKGRILREGERVAILGYGSIVQQCLGAADILQSHNVRITVADARFCKPLDADLIRRLAREHEILITVEEGSIGGFGSHVAHFLSLNSILDGPLKLRSMVLPDRYIDHGSPLDQIEAAGLSSRHISATILTLLGRPKEAMVVN